A genome region from Pseudorca crassidens isolate mPseCra1 chromosome 20, mPseCra1.hap1, whole genome shotgun sequence includes the following:
- the LOC137215501 gene encoding interferon lambda-3-like, with amino-acid sequence MAAPLDLLPSPRQPPSWKFQALHGNTSYRASPSPPRRPPSPHLLSCLNTDVAPGCRLLLVLMTVAPSRTGAVPVPSPLGALPGARGCHMAQFKSLSPQELQAFKRAKDAFEESLLQKDWNCSSRLFPRTRDLRQLQVWERPVALEAELALTLNVLEATANSSLDHILDQPLHTLHHIHSKLQACVPARPTAGPRPRGRLHHWLHRLQEAPKKESRDCLEASVVFNLFRLLTRDLKCVASGDQCV; translated from the exons ATGG CAGCACCCCTGGACCTTCTGCCGTCTCCTAGACAGCCTCCCTCTTGGAAGTTCCAGGCTCTTCATGGCAACACCTCCTACAG agcctccccctcccccccgcgacgccctccctcccctcaccttcTGTCCTGCCTTAACACAGACGTGGCCCCCGGCTGCAGGCTGCTGCTGGTGCTGATGACTGTGGCGCCGAGCAGGACAGGAGCGGTTCCTGTGCCCTCACCCCTCGGGGCCCTCCCAGGTGCAAGGGGCTGCCACATGGCCCAGTTCAAGTCTCTGTCCCCACAAGAGCTGCAGGCCTTCAAGAGGGCCAAGGATGCCTTT GAAGAGTCGCTCTTGCAGAAGGACTGGAACTGCAGCTCCCGCCTCTTCCCCAGGACCCGGGACCTGAGGCAGCTGCAG GTGTGGGAGCGCCCCGTGGCCTTGGAGGCGGAGCTGGCCCTGACACTGAATGTCCTGGAGGCCACGGCTAACTCATCCCTGGATCACATCCTGGACCAGCCCCTTCACACGCTGCACCACATCCACTCCAAGCTCCAGGCCTGT gtCCCAGCTCGGCCCACAGCAGGCCCCAGGCCCCGGGGCCGCCTCCACCACTGGCTGCACCGGCTCCAGGAGGCCCCGAAGAAG gagtCCCGGGACTGCCTCGAAGCCTCTGTCGTGTTCAACCTCTTCCGCCTCCTCACCCGGGACCTGAAATGTGTTGCCAGTGGAGACCAGTGTGTCTGA